One Campylobacter concisus DNA segment encodes these proteins:
- a CDS encoding GGDEF domain-containing response regulator has protein sequence MERILVVDDNKALAKLIVMQMEKTIDEMAIDVAYSFAEAQMLINEHDKDYFMTILDLNLPDAPNGEIVDYALSKGLSAIVLTGSIDDETRQNFINKDIVDYVYKGNMDDINYIFQMINRLSKNRQYKVLVVEDSLPFRNMIKKILTSLQFKVLAAAHGEEAMNYFADNPDINLIITDYRMPVKDGLEVLKEVRKEKDKNSLGVIVMTSPSEKTDASIFLKNGASDFIAKPFSKEELICRVNNTIEAMENINKIANFANRDFLTGVYNRRFFYSDVEEYVQVAEETNEPYAFAMIDVDYFKKINDKYGHDGGDKVLKSIAKILNDNTKGSDIVARFGGEEFCVVLKKINKEEAVKFFVNLRAKVAENEVTIKKEKVKVTISIGVSFGNGHCEIDDMLEACDSALYTAKENGRNRVEIAL, from the coding sequence AATGCTAATTAATGAGCATGACAAAGATTATTTTATGACTATTTTGGATTTAAATTTGCCAGATGCTCCAAATGGCGAGATCGTTGATTATGCACTTTCCAAAGGGCTTTCGGCTATCGTTTTAACAGGTAGCATTGATGATGAAACAAGGCAAAATTTTATAAATAAAGATATTGTGGATTATGTTTATAAAGGAAATATGGACGATATCAACTATATCTTCCAAATGATAAATAGACTGAGCAAAAATAGACAATACAAGGTTTTGGTTGTTGAAGACTCGCTCCCTTTTAGAAATATGATAAAAAAGATATTAACTAGCCTTCAATTTAAAGTTTTAGCTGCTGCTCATGGCGAAGAGGCAATGAACTATTTTGCGGATAATCCTGATATAAATCTTATAATAACTGATTATAGAATGCCAGTAAAAGATGGCCTTGAAGTTTTAAAAGAGGTTAGAAAAGAAAAAGACAAAAATAGTCTTGGCGTAATCGTTATGACATCTCCTAGCGAAAAGACTGACGCATCAATATTTTTAAAAAATGGTGCGAGCGATTTTATAGCAAAACCATTTTCAAAAGAAGAGCTAATATGCCGTGTTAATAATACGATCGAAGCGATGGAAAATATAAACAAGATAGCAAATTTTGCAAATCGCGACTTCTTAACAGGAGTTTATAATAGAAGATTTTTTTATTCTGACGTAGAAGAGTATGTTCAAGTAGCTGAAGAGACTAATGAGCCTTACGCTTTTGCAATGATTGATGTTGATTATTTCAAAAAGATAAATGATAAATATGGCCATGATGGCGGAGATAAGGTACTAAAATCAATCGCAAAAATTTTAAATGACAATACAAAAGGAAGTGATATTGTTGCTAGATTTGGCGGCGAAGAATTTTGCGTTGTCCTTAAAAAAATAAACAAAGAAGAAGCTGTTAAATTTTTTGTAAATTTACGAGCCAAAGTGGCTGAAAATGAAGTAACTATAAAAAAGGAAAAAGTAAAAGTTACTATATCAATAGGTGTATCTTTTGGCAATGGTCATTGCGAGATAGACGATATGCTTGAGGCTTGCGATTCAGCACTTTATACCGCAAAAGAAAATGGTAGAAACAGAGTAGAGATAGCTTTATGA